The Nocardioides pantholopis genome window below encodes:
- a CDS encoding endo alpha-1,4 polygalactosaminidase encodes MRATGPLPAALLALLLALTLTPASPASAAPEPWPADTDGDYQLGGPRPTPARVGVVVRDRRAAPVAGRYNICYVNAFQTQPDELRDWRSRMRLVLHRRGRPVADQAWGEWLLDLRTRDRRERLARIVGRWLDGCARAGFDAAELDNLDSFTRSGGLLRRRHAVAYARLLVRAAHRSGLAVGQKNLPGLRGTRLGFDFAVAEECGRYAECGRYAATYGRRVLAVEYRRRDFRRTCRTHGALWPVVLRDRAVSVRGTRRFC; translated from the coding sequence GTGCGCGCGACCGGCCCGCTGCCCGCTGCCCTCCTGGCCCTGCTCCTGGCCCTGACGCTCACGCCGGCCTCGCCCGCCTCCGCGGCGCCCGAGCCCTGGCCGGCCGACACCGACGGCGACTACCAGCTCGGTGGCCCGCGTCCGACGCCGGCCCGCGTGGGCGTGGTGGTCCGCGACCGGCGCGCGGCACCCGTCGCCGGGCGCTACAACATCTGCTACGTCAACGCGTTCCAGACCCAGCCCGACGAGCTGCGCGACTGGCGCTCCCGGATGCGTCTGGTGCTGCACCGCCGCGGGCGGCCGGTCGCCGACCAGGCCTGGGGCGAGTGGCTGCTCGATCTGCGCACCCGCGACCGGCGCGAGCGCCTGGCGCGGATCGTGGGCCGCTGGCTCGACGGCTGCGCCCGCGCCGGGTTCGACGCCGCCGAGCTGGACAACCTCGACTCGTTCACCCGCAGCGGTGGGCTGCTGCGGCGCCGGCACGCCGTCGCCTACGCCCGGCTGCTGGTGCGCGCTGCTCACCGCAGCGGGCTGGCCGTGGGCCAGAAGAACCTGCCCGGGCTGCGCGGGACCCGGCTCGGCTTCGACTTCGCCGTGGCCGAGGAGTGCGGGCGCTACGCCGAGTGCGGTCGGTACGCCGCGACGTACGGGCGGCGGGTGCTGGCCGTGGAGTACCGGCGCCGGGACTTCCGGCGCACCTGCCGGACCCACGGGGCGCTGTGGCCGGTGGTGCTGCGCGACCGGGCGGTCTCGGTGCGCGGGACGCGCCGCTTCTGCTGA
- a CDS encoding SRPBCC family protein — protein MTTTRIETSRLIPAPPAAIFALLCDPQGHVAIDATGMLQDATGDPVREAGDSFAVHMDRESLGDLPEMGRYDVTVTIRDLEPDALISWTILGRVRPQIGHVYGYRLAEADGGTLVTSFYDWSDIHPDWRALDMFPVVSEDALRATLGILDRTVRRGYPHPAAD, from the coding sequence GTGACCACGACCCGCATCGAGACCTCGAGGCTCATCCCCGCCCCGCCCGCAGCGATCTTCGCCCTGCTGTGCGACCCGCAGGGCCACGTCGCGATCGACGCGACCGGGATGCTGCAGGACGCCACCGGCGACCCGGTCCGTGAGGCCGGCGACTCCTTCGCGGTGCACATGGACCGCGAGTCGCTGGGCGACCTCCCGGAGATGGGCCGCTACGACGTCACGGTGACGATCCGCGACCTCGAGCCCGACGCGCTGATCTCGTGGACCATCCTGGGCCGGGTCCGGCCCCAGATCGGCCACGTGTACGGCTACCGGCTCGCGGAGGCGGACGGCGGGACCCTGGTGACCTCGTTCTACGACTGGTCCGACATCCACCCCGACTGGCGGGCGCTGGACATGTTCCCGGTCGTCTCCGAGGACGCCCTGCGCGCCACGCTGGGCATCCTCGACCGGACCGTGCGGCGGGGCTACCCGCACCCCGCCGCCGACTGA
- a CDS encoding 3-hydroxyacyl-CoA dehydrogenase family protein translates to MTSAPAPATESAAPPVPGTTVGVVGLGTMGAGIAEVFARHGYAVVGVEQGEEPLARGRQHLEHSTGRAVQRGKITEAEAQEILGRITTTTSMADLAEASLVVEAVGESMDLKKRVFRELDGIVGPDAVLATNTSSLSVTDLSAATARPGRVVGMHFFNPAPVQDLVEVVRTVVTEGAVLERVRALVEGLGKSAVVCGDKAGFIANTLLFGYLNHAVSMYEARYASREDIDAAMRYGCGYPMGPLALLDLIGLDTAYEILETMYRQGRDRLHAPAPILKQMVTAGLLGRKTGRGFYTYEAPDSPVVVADDRTPSADQRPALRREIRLVGVVGTGTMASGIVEVFAKAGYDVLYTGRSQDKVDGVVATIARSFDKQIQRGRATEDQKAEVLGRVRGTTSLEDLADVDLVVEAIAEDLAIKSTLFRNLDEICKPGAILATTTSSLPIISMAAVTERPQDVIGMHFFNPATVMKLVEVVSTVSTDEEVTETVLAVCDRVGKTAVSCGDRAGFIVNALLFPYLNDAVKMLEAHYADADDIDTAMKLGCALPMGPFELLDVVGNDVSLAIQRELYLEFREPGFAPAPLLEHLVTAGYLGRKTGRGFRDHRRR, encoded by the coding sequence ATGACGAGCGCCCCCGCACCGGCCACCGAGTCCGCAGCTCCGCCCGTTCCCGGCACCACCGTCGGGGTCGTCGGCCTCGGCACCATGGGCGCCGGCATCGCCGAGGTCTTCGCCCGGCACGGCTATGCAGTGGTCGGGGTGGAGCAGGGTGAGGAGCCCCTCGCCCGGGGCCGCCAGCACCTGGAGCACTCCACCGGGCGGGCCGTGCAGCGCGGCAAGATCACCGAGGCCGAGGCCCAGGAGATCCTGGGACGGATCACCACGACCACCTCGATGGCCGACCTCGCCGAGGCGTCGCTCGTGGTCGAGGCGGTCGGCGAGTCGATGGACCTGAAGAAGCGGGTCTTCCGTGAGCTCGACGGGATCGTCGGGCCCGACGCCGTGCTCGCTACCAACACGTCCTCGCTCTCGGTCACCGACCTCTCGGCCGCGACGGCCCGCCCCGGGCGCGTGGTCGGCATGCACTTCTTCAACCCGGCGCCGGTCCAGGACCTCGTCGAGGTGGTCCGCACGGTGGTCACCGAGGGCGCCGTGCTCGAGCGGGTGCGGGCGCTGGTCGAGGGGCTCGGCAAGAGCGCTGTCGTCTGCGGCGACAAGGCCGGGTTCATCGCGAACACGCTGCTCTTCGGCTACCTCAACCACGCGGTCTCGATGTACGAGGCCAGGTACGCCTCCCGCGAGGACATCGACGCCGCGATGCGCTACGGCTGCGGCTACCCGATGGGCCCGTTGGCGCTGCTGGACCTGATCGGGCTGGACACGGCGTACGAGATCCTCGAGACGATGTACCGCCAGGGCCGCGACCGCCTGCACGCGCCGGCGCCGATCCTCAAGCAGATGGTGACCGCGGGGCTGCTCGGCCGCAAGACCGGGCGCGGGTTCTACACCTACGAGGCGCCGGACAGCCCGGTCGTCGTCGCCGACGACCGGACGCCGTCGGCCGACCAGAGGCCGGCGCTGCGCCGCGAGATCCGGCTGGTCGGCGTGGTCGGCACGGGGACCATGGCGAGCGGGATCGTGGAGGTCTTCGCGAAGGCCGGGTACGACGTGCTCTACACCGGTCGCAGCCAGGACAAGGTCGACGGCGTGGTGGCCACGATCGCCCGCAGCTTCGACAAGCAGATCCAGCGCGGCCGCGCCACCGAGGACCAGAAGGCCGAGGTTCTCGGGCGGGTCCGCGGCACCACGAGCCTGGAGGACCTCGCGGACGTGGACCTGGTCGTCGAGGCGATCGCCGAGGACCTCGCCATCAAGAGCACGCTGTTCCGCAACCTCGACGAGATCTGCAAGCCCGGAGCCATCCTCGCCACGACGACCTCCAGCCTGCCGATCATCTCGATGGCCGCGGTGACCGAGCGGCCCCAGGACGTCATCGGGATGCACTTCTTCAACCCGGCGACCGTGATGAAGCTGGTCGAGGTCGTCTCCACGGTCTCCACCGACGAGGAGGTCACCGAGACGGTGCTGGCCGTGTGCGACCGGGTCGGCAAGACAGCTGTCTCCTGCGGCGACCGGGCCGGGTTCATCGTCAACGCGCTGCTGTTCCCCTACCTCAACGACGCGGTGAAGATGCTCGAGGCCCACTACGCCGACGCCGACGACATCGACACCGCGATGAAGCTGGGCTGCGCGCTGCCGATGGGCCCCTTCGAGCTGCTCGACGTGGTCGGGAACGACGTCTCGCTGGCCATCCAGCGCGAGCTCTACCTGGAGTTCCGCGAGCCGGGCTTCGCGCCGGCGCCGTTGCTGGAGCACCTGGTGACCGCTGGCTACCTGGGTCGCAAGACCGGCCGCGGGTTCCGGGACCACCGCAGGCGCTGA
- a CDS encoding GNAT family N-acetyltransferase, producing the protein MPTDAVGLPVRLARPSDLRHLGAIEDAGGALFEALWGDLAGDPLVAPAPSGGSRADQPGFLLVAGDPPVGFAHVLEIDGAAHLEQLAVHPDHGRQGIGAALVRAAMEEARWAGFDRMSLSTYRDVPWNGPFYERLGFVAVADPEPWQRRLRDRERALGLDRHGERILMHARLARQS; encoded by the coding sequence ATGCCCACCGATGCCGTCGGTCTCCCGGTCCGCCTGGCCCGTCCCTCGGACCTGCGCCACCTCGGCGCGATCGAGGACGCCGGGGGCGCGCTCTTCGAGGCGCTGTGGGGCGACCTGGCCGGGGACCCCCTGGTGGCGCCGGCCCCCTCGGGGGGAAGCCGGGCCGACCAGCCCGGGTTCCTCCTGGTGGCCGGGGACCCGCCGGTCGGGTTCGCCCACGTCCTGGAGATCGACGGCGCGGCCCATCTGGAGCAGCTCGCGGTGCATCCCGACCACGGCCGGCAGGGGATCGGCGCGGCGCTGGTCCGGGCGGCGATGGAGGAGGCCCGCTGGGCTGGCTTCGACCGGATGTCGCTGAGCACCTACCGCGACGTGCCATGGAACGGGCCGTTCTACGAGCGCCTGGGGTTCGTCGCGGTGGCCGATCCCGAGCCCTGGCAGCGCCGGCTGCGCGACCGCGAGCGCGCCCTGGGGCTGGATCGGCACGGGGAGCGGATTCTGATGCACGCGAGGCTCGCGCGCCAGAGCTGA
- the nucS gene encoding endonuclease NucS — protein sequence MRLVVARCQVDYAGRLTAHLPMATRVLMIKADGSVLVHSDGGSYKPLNWMSPPCTLREGTTEDGVLEWTVTNPKTDDTLRILLAEVISDSSHDLGVDPGLQKDGVEKHLQELLAEHPATLAPGLSLVRREYPTAIGPVDLMCRDAAALAVAVEIKRKATIDAVEQLTRYLELLNRDPLLTPVRGILAAQSIVPQARTLAEDRGIQCCVVDYDLLRGLDDPTHRLF from the coding sequence GTGAGACTCGTCGTGGCCCGTTGCCAGGTGGACTATGCCGGGCGGCTGACCGCCCATCTGCCGATGGCGACCCGGGTGCTGATGATCAAGGCCGACGGATCCGTCCTGGTGCACTCCGACGGCGGCTCCTACAAGCCGCTGAACTGGATGTCGCCGCCGTGCACGCTGCGCGAGGGCACCACCGAGGACGGCGTCCTGGAGTGGACGGTCACGAACCCCAAGACCGATGACACGCTGCGGATCCTGCTCGCCGAGGTGATCAGCGACTCCAGCCACGACCTCGGGGTCGACCCCGGGCTGCAGAAGGACGGCGTGGAGAAGCACCTCCAGGAGCTGCTCGCCGAGCACCCCGCGACGCTCGCCCCGGGGCTGAGCCTGGTCCGCCGCGAGTACCCGACCGCGATCGGGCCGGTCGACCTGATGTGCCGCGACGCCGCGGCGCTCGCGGTCGCCGTCGAGATCAAGCGCAAGGCCACCATCGACGCGGTCGAGCAGCTCACCCGCTACCTGGAGCTGCTCAACCGGGACCCGCTGCTGACGCCGGTGCGCGGCATCCTCGCCGCCCAGTCCATCGTGCCCCAGGCCCGCACCCTCGCCGAGGACCGCGGCATCCAGTGCTGCGTCGTGGACTACGACCTGCTCCGGGGCCTCGACGACCCCACCCACCGGCTCTTCTAG
- a CDS encoding PAS domain-containing sensor histidine kinase: MPLTPASASGEVFRMLLDAAPDATVIVDERGDIVLVNKQVTCLFGYAKEDLLGKPVDVLVPERFREGHPSRRNGFLGHPSARPMSVDMTLYAVHRDGHEVPVEISLSPLRTDQGLLVSASLRDISERLRMQEEADRMRDELIATVSHELRTPLTSIMGYAELLADLDEDELGGQARRLLAVIQRNAARELRLVDDLLTMAFLQDGRLRFDPEPVALADVACRVVAEHRARAEAAGLTLAVDVDPVRPVAGDQRRLAQAVENLVANAIKFTPAGGQVRVRVHEVDGSPVLAVTDTGVGVRPEEKARLFDRLYRTPGAVAAQTQGAGLGLAIVRRIVDAHGGRIEVESEPGVGSTFTVRLGYASVDSSVDAPVDAPV; the protein is encoded by the coding sequence GTGCCGTTGACCCCCGCCTCCGCGAGCGGCGAGGTGTTCCGGATGCTGCTCGACGCGGCTCCGGACGCGACGGTCATCGTCGACGAGCGCGGCGACATCGTGCTGGTGAACAAGCAGGTCACCTGTCTGTTCGGGTACGCCAAGGAGGACCTGCTGGGCAAGCCGGTCGACGTGCTGGTGCCCGAGCGGTTCCGCGAGGGGCACCCGAGCCGTCGCAACGGCTTTCTCGGCCACCCCAGCGCGCGCCCGATGAGCGTCGACATGACGCTGTACGCCGTGCACCGCGACGGGCACGAGGTGCCGGTCGAGATCTCCCTGTCCCCGCTGCGCACCGACCAGGGGCTGCTCGTCTCCGCCTCGCTGCGCGACATCAGCGAGCGGCTGCGGATGCAGGAGGAGGCCGACCGGATGCGCGACGAGCTGATCGCGACGGTCTCCCACGAGCTGCGCACGCCGCTGACCTCGATCATGGGCTACGCCGAGCTGCTCGCCGACCTCGACGAGGACGAGCTCGGGGGCCAGGCGCGCCGGCTGCTCGCGGTCATCCAGCGCAACGCGGCCCGCGAGCTGCGGCTGGTCGACGACCTGCTGACGATGGCGTTCCTCCAGGACGGCCGGCTGCGCTTCGACCCCGAGCCGGTGGCCCTGGCCGACGTGGCCTGCCGTGTCGTCGCCGAGCACCGGGCTCGCGCGGAGGCGGCCGGGCTGACGCTCGCTGTCGACGTCGATCCGGTCCGTCCGGTGGCGGGCGACCAGCGTCGCCTCGCGCAGGCGGTGGAGAACCTCGTGGCCAACGCGATCAAGTTCACCCCGGCCGGGGGACAGGTCCGGGTCCGGGTGCACGAGGTCGACGGCAGCCCGGTCCTGGCGGTCACCGACACCGGGGTCGGCGTCCGCCCCGAGGAGAAGGCGCGGCTGTTCGACCGGCTCTACCGCACCCCCGGGGCCGTCGCGGCGCAGACCCAGGGGGCCGGTCTCGGGCTGGCGATCGTGCGCCGGATCGTCGACGCCCACGGCGGCCGGATCGAGGTCGAGAGCGAGCCCGGCGTCGGCTCGACGTTCACGGTGCGCCTCGGCTACGCCTCGGTCGACTCCTCCGTCGACGCTCCGGTCGACGCGCCCGTCTGA
- a CDS encoding FAD-dependent oxidoreductase, with product MKRVIVVGAGVVGLTCAIRLLEAGHRVDVVARDLPLESTSAVAAAIWYPYRALPQDRVTRWGARTYEVLTGLAAQAGTGVRMVPGTEVHRTPRVHPWWASAVPDLADPEALPDGYAHGWSFVAPVVEMPVYLAWLRARVEELDGTVTRLHLRDLPAHGGDVVVVNCSGLGARMLVGDPTVAPARGQVLHVEQVGIERWWLDSAGPTYVVPRSGDVVVGGTDEEGSWDPAPSPRTAAQILARAVAVEPALAGARVLRHRVGLRPVRPAVRVERDGGLVHCYGHGGAGVTLSWGCAEEVTALVAGEATEPDHHG from the coding sequence GTGAAGCGCGTGATCGTCGTGGGAGCCGGGGTCGTGGGCCTGACCTGTGCCATCCGGCTGCTCGAGGCCGGGCACCGGGTCGACGTCGTGGCGCGCGACCTGCCGCTGGAGAGCACCTCGGCGGTGGCGGCCGCGATCTGGTACCCCTACCGGGCCCTGCCGCAGGACCGGGTGACGCGCTGGGGCGCCCGGACCTACGAGGTCCTCACAGGCCTGGCCGCGCAGGCCGGCACCGGCGTGCGGATGGTGCCGGGGACCGAGGTGCACCGCACGCCGCGGGTGCACCCCTGGTGGGCCTCGGCGGTCCCGGACCTCGCCGACCCCGAGGCGCTGCCGGACGGCTACGCCCACGGCTGGTCCTTTGTGGCCCCGGTCGTGGAGATGCCGGTGTACCTGGCGTGGCTGCGCGCGCGGGTCGAGGAGCTCGACGGCACCGTCACCCGGCTGCACCTGCGCGACCTGCCGGCCCACGGCGGCGACGTCGTCGTCGTGAACTGCTCGGGCCTGGGCGCCAGGATGCTGGTCGGGGATCCCACGGTGGCTCCGGCGCGCGGCCAGGTGCTCCACGTTGAGCAGGTCGGGATCGAGCGCTGGTGGCTGGACAGCGCCGGTCCGACGTACGTCGTGCCGCGCAGCGGCGACGTCGTGGTCGGCGGCACCGACGAGGAGGGCAGCTGGGACCCCGCGCCCTCGCCCCGGACCGCGGCGCAGATCCTCGCCCGGGCGGTCGCGGTGGAGCCGGCGCTCGCGGGGGCCCGGGTGCTGCGCCACCGCGTCGGCCTGCGCCCCGTGCGGCCGGCGGTCCGGGTCGAGCGCGACGGCGGCCTCGTGCACTGCTACGGCCACGGGGGCGCCGGCGTCACCTTGTCCTGGGGGTGCGCGGAGGAGGTCACGGCCCTGGTCGCCGGCGAGGCCACCGAACCCGACCACCACGGCTAG
- a CDS encoding ferritin, protein MPAARFAKQLNVQIGNELAAHNQYLACAVYYDAQTMPRMAAFFYGQALEERDHALMMMQYLLDTDAEVVVPGVEAPTASFADVVAPVALALEQERRVTDQINDLLRIAREESDYASEQFMQWFIKEQVEEVATMSDLLAVVTRNAQDIEDIEEYVAREQAGEAADPTAPRIAGA, encoded by the coding sequence ATGCCCGCCGCGCGCTTCGCCAAGCAGCTCAACGTACAGATCGGCAACGAGCTCGCCGCCCACAACCAGTACCTCGCCTGCGCGGTCTACTACGACGCGCAGACGATGCCCCGGATGGCGGCCTTCTTCTACGGCCAGGCGCTCGAGGAGCGCGATCACGCGCTGATGATGATGCAGTACCTCCTCGACACCGACGCCGAGGTGGTCGTGCCGGGCGTCGAGGCGCCCACCGCGTCGTTCGCCGACGTCGTCGCTCCGGTGGCGCTCGCCCTCGAGCAGGAGCGCCGGGTCACCGACCAGATCAACGACCTGCTGCGGATCGCCCGCGAGGAGAGCGACTACGCCTCCGAGCAGTTCATGCAGTGGTTCATCAAGGAGCAGGTCGAGGAGGTCGCGACGATGAGCGACCTGCTGGCCGTGGTCACCCGCAACGCCCAGGACATCGAGGACATCGAGGAGTACGTCGCCCGCGAGCAGGCGGGCGAGGCCGCCGACCCGACGGCTCCGCGGATCGCCGGGGCCTGA
- a CDS encoding protein meaA, producing the protein MTENEQQDRPVKDRPWVMRTYAGHSTAEASNALYRSNLAKGQTGLSVAFDLPTQTGYDPDSSLARGEVGKVGVPVPHLGEMRKLFADIPLTGMNTSMTINATAMWLLAMYQVVAEEQNPDLTPEEVAAQLAGTTQNDIIKEYLSRGTYVFPPEHSLRLIGDMIAYTVHQIPQWNPINVCSYHLQEAGATPTQELAYSLCTAIAVLDQVRDAGQVSPEDFEKVVGRISFFVNAGVRFVEETCKMRAFVQLWDEITRERYGVQDPKMRRFRYGVQVNSLGLTEAQPENNVQRIVLEMLGVTLSKDARARAVQLPAWNEALGLPRPWDQQWSLRLQQVLAFESDLLEYDDIFAGSTVIEAKVAELVEGARAEIDRVQAMGGAIAAVESGYMKQELVSSHAARRARIEAGEEVIVGVNRFETTEPSPLTADLDAAIMVADPQAEKTARASVEAWKAQRDEAEVAAALAALAEAAKTDANLMAPTLVAARAGATTGEWAETLRSVFGEFRAPTGVSGAVGMARPGAELGAVRDRVRATGEELGGRLRLLVGKPGLDGHSNGAEQVAVRARDAGFEVIYQGIRLTPEQIVSAAVAEDVHCVGLSILSGSHMELVPAVLEGLREAGLGDVPVIVGGIIPDSDARRLRELGVAGVYTPKDFGLTEIMGGIVDVIRTANGLA; encoded by the coding sequence ATGACCGAGAACGAGCAGCAGGACCGGCCCGTGAAGGATCGACCCTGGGTGATGCGGACCTACGCGGGTCACTCGACCGCCGAGGCGTCCAACGCGCTGTACCGGTCGAACCTCGCCAAGGGCCAGACCGGCCTCTCGGTCGCCTTCGACCTGCCGACCCAGACCGGCTACGACCCGGACTCCTCGCTGGCCCGGGGCGAGGTCGGCAAGGTCGGCGTCCCGGTCCCGCACCTGGGCGAGATGCGCAAGCTGTTCGCCGACATCCCGCTGACCGGGATGAACACCTCGATGACGATCAACGCCACCGCGATGTGGCTGCTGGCGATGTACCAGGTGGTCGCGGAGGAGCAGAACCCCGACCTCACCCCGGAGGAGGTCGCCGCGCAGCTCGCCGGGACGACCCAGAACGACATCATCAAGGAGTACCTCTCCCGCGGGACCTACGTCTTCCCGCCGGAGCACTCGCTGCGCCTGATCGGCGACATGATCGCCTACACGGTCCACCAGATCCCGCAGTGGAACCCGATCAACGTGTGCAGCTACCACCTCCAGGAGGCCGGCGCGACGCCGACGCAGGAGCTGGCGTACTCGCTGTGCACAGCGATCGCCGTGCTCGACCAGGTCCGCGACGCCGGGCAGGTGAGCCCGGAGGACTTCGAGAAGGTCGTCGGCCGGATCTCGTTCTTCGTCAACGCCGGGGTGCGCTTCGTCGAGGAGACCTGCAAGATGCGCGCGTTCGTCCAGCTCTGGGACGAGATCACCCGGGAGCGGTACGGCGTCCAGGACCCGAAGATGCGCCGGTTCCGCTACGGCGTGCAGGTCAACTCCCTCGGCCTGACCGAGGCGCAGCCCGAGAACAACGTCCAGCGGATCGTGCTGGAGATGCTCGGCGTCACGCTCTCCAAGGACGCCCGGGCGCGCGCCGTCCAGCTGCCGGCGTGGAACGAGGCCCTCGGCCTGCCCCGGCCCTGGGACCAGCAGTGGTCGCTGCGGTTGCAGCAGGTGCTGGCCTTCGAGTCCGACCTGCTGGAGTACGACGACATCTTCGCCGGCTCGACGGTCATCGAGGCCAAGGTCGCCGAGCTGGTCGAGGGCGCCCGTGCCGAGATCGACCGGGTCCAGGCGATGGGCGGCGCGATCGCCGCGGTGGAGTCGGGCTACATGAAGCAGGAGCTGGTCTCCAGCCACGCGGCCCGCCGAGCGCGCATCGAGGCCGGCGAGGAGGTCATCGTCGGGGTCAACCGGTTCGAGACCACCGAGCCCTCGCCGCTGACCGCCGACCTGGACGCCGCGATCATGGTCGCCGACCCGCAGGCCGAGAAGACGGCCCGGGCCAGCGTGGAGGCCTGGAAGGCGCAGCGCGACGAGGCCGAGGTCGCCGCCGCGCTGGCCGCGCTGGCCGAGGCGGCGAAGACCGACGCCAACCTGATGGCGCCGACGCTGGTCGCGGCCCGGGCCGGGGCGACCACGGGGGAGTGGGCCGAGACCCTGCGCTCGGTCTTCGGGGAGTTCCGGGCGCCCACCGGCGTCAGCGGAGCGGTCGGGATGGCCCGCCCCGGTGCCGAGCTCGGCGCTGTTCGCGACCGGGTCCGCGCCACGGGAGAGGAGCTCGGCGGCCGGCTGCGCCTGCTGGTCGGGAAGCCCGGCCTGGACGGGCACAGCAACGGCGCCGAGCAGGTGGCCGTCCGGGCCCGCGACGCCGGCTTCGAGGTGATCTACCAGGGCATCCGGCTGACGCCGGAGCAGATCGTCTCGGCCGCGGTGGCCGAGGACGTGCACTGCGTGGGTCTCTCGATCCTCTCCGGGTCCCACATGGAGCTGGTCCCGGCCGTGCTCGAGGGGCTGCGCGAGGCCGGGCTCGGCGACGTCCCGGTGATCGTGGGCGGCATCATCCCCGACTCCGACGCGCGCCGGCTCCGCGAGCTGGGCGTCGCCGGCGTCTACACCCCCAAGGACTTCGGGCTGACCGAGATCATGGGCGGGATCGTCGACGTGATCCGGACGGCGAACGGGCTCGCCTGA
- a CDS encoding STAS domain-containing protein, translated as MEISTDGSVLVLAGDFDVRSTFQVRDALHDHLRRHSGDVVVDLTGVGTVDLTALKVLAFATRRVVREGQHLTLRGCGPAVRRMLHKSHLIRLVEVERVAESA; from the coding sequence ATGGAGATCAGCACCGACGGGTCCGTCCTCGTGCTGGCGGGCGACTTCGACGTCCGCAGCACCTTCCAGGTGCGCGACGCGCTCCACGACCACCTCCGGCGGCACTCCGGCGACGTCGTGGTCGACCTCACCGGCGTCGGCACTGTCGACCTCACGGCGCTGAAGGTGCTCGCGTTCGCGACCCGCCGGGTGGTCCGGGAGGGCCAGCACCTCACGCTGCGCGGCTGCGGGCCCGCCGTACGCCGGATGCTGCACAAGAGCCACCTGATCCGGCTGGTCGAGGTGGAGCGGGTCGCCGAGAGCGCCTGA
- a CDS encoding cob(I)yrinic acid a,c-diamide adenosyltransferase, whose amino-acid sequence MVNLTRIYTRTGDGGETRLGDMSLTTKNDLRLHAYADVDEANAALGVAVATGGLADDVVAVVTRVQNDLFDVGADLCTPVVAHPEYPPLRIEQDYVDRLERWCDEYNEALPALRSFILNGGTPAAAQLHVARTVVRRAERAGWAAYEVHGEVMNRLALTYLNRLSDLLFILARHANRERGDVLWVPGGERD is encoded by the coding sequence ATGGTCAACCTCACCCGGATCTACACCCGCACCGGCGACGGCGGGGAGACCCGTCTCGGCGACATGAGCCTCACCACGAAGAACGACCTGCGCCTGCACGCCTACGCCGACGTCGACGAGGCCAACGCCGCCCTCGGCGTCGCGGTCGCGACCGGCGGTCTGGCCGACGACGTGGTGGCGGTGGTGACCCGGGTCCAGAACGACCTCTTCGACGTGGGAGCGGACCTGTGCACGCCGGTCGTCGCCCACCCCGAGTACCCGCCCCTGCGCATCGAGCAGGACTACGTCGACCGGCTCGAGCGCTGGTGCGACGAGTACAACGAGGCGCTTCCCGCGCTGCGCTCGTTCATCCTCAACGGCGGCACGCCCGCCGCGGCCCAGCTGCACGTCGCGCGGACCGTCGTACGCCGTGCGGAGCGGGCCGGCTGGGCGGCGTACGAGGTGCACGGCGAGGTCATGAACCGCCTGGCGCTGACCTACCTCAACCGGCTCTCGGACCTGTTGTTCATCCTCGCCCGGCATGCCAACCGCGAGCGCGGCGACGTGCTCTGGGTGCCGGGCGGCGAGCGGGACTGA